One Cricetulus griseus strain 17A/GY chromosome 5, alternate assembly CriGri-PICRH-1.0, whole genome shotgun sequence genomic window carries:
- the LOC118238940 gene encoding uncharacterized protein LOC118238940, whose product MKPPILILLLILTTPWLIQAREQILWAIAKAWPIPLPVHSTSKVLPVFFSTSCELGLPCVNLDPDTAQYSATNISLNGALCFSLINNSNPCIWLKNGSIGNWLDPLTNNQISSAMLTEALSQFSTGASSGSGTGTNGTKDVNITTFLMLMEGLRPSNSRFSQENSTARQVLPYCAPNRGYPPHWTPCQSPDHKLKQIAPGFEFTPPLGKYQYNLTQGGSQRTGSKNTWPWFQWVLSNERGAFTSLEPFAVLQNLCIRLLNVSGTRDEKGPSLKNLSIHKALNNLTVPASPVCLKAPFFFLLSNATDATKEVISCNSTDVSCIASQCWNGSANTAVVMRIPMYVPIPVKVDTGTFPITEIIRTKRDFGITAALVTAITLSAAAATTAAVAMAAQVQSAETVNDIVEKTATTLTTLRSIDGHLKAGILTVNQRVDLLQEQVDDLVTLTSIGCIHSFSSLCITSRMANNFTENSNLSWQLSAYLQGNWSQQFENLTDTLTQQIIAVNATRLSLPTVNTLLTTLKRAFSLVKEWAGIGVMFSMMLLAIFVCLWTLATALPTIMNPFNSERIKELTEELEY is encoded by the coding sequence atgaagcctccgatattgatcctgctgctgaTCTTGACAACACCGTGGCtgatccaggccagagaacaaatcctgtgggccatagcgAAAGCGTGGCCAATTCCTTTGCCTGTTCatagcacatctaaagttttgcctgttttcttttctactagttgtgaATTGGGTTTGCCTTGTGTCAATTTAGATCCTGACACTGCCcagtattcagccactaatatttctctcaatggagcattatgcttctcccttattaataattctaacccatgcatttggtTGAAGAATGGTTCTATTGGCAATTGGCTTGATCCTCTTACTAATAACCAGATCTCGAGTGCTATGCTCACTGAAGCCCTGTCTCAGTTTAGTACAGGCGCTAGTTCTGGCTCTGGCACTGGTACAAATGGAACCAAagatgtaaatatcactacatttctgatgctgatggaggggctccgaccctcaaattcacgctttagtcaagagaactccactgctcgacaagtcttgccttattgtgcacccaatcGAGGCTATCCACCTCATTGGACGCCTTGTCAGAGTCCGGATCACAAACTTAAGCAGATAGCTccaggttttgaatttactccccctcttggcaagtaccagtataacctaactcagggaggttcccaaagaacaggcagtaaaaatacctggccatggtttcaatgggtactctcTAACGAGCGTGGAGCATTTACTTCTCTTGAACCTTTTGCGGTTCTCCAGAATCTCtgcataagacttcttaatgtttctggtacaagggatgagaagggaccttctcttaagaatctatcaatacataaagctttgaataatctcactgttccagctagcccagtatgcttaaaagctccttttttctttctgctctctaatgctactgatgctaccaaagaagtgatctcgtGCAATTCGACTGATGTCTCCTGCATTGCTAGccaatgttggaatggttctgctaatacagcagtagtgatgaggattcctatgtatgttcctattccagtcaaagtggatacaggaacgtttcccattacggaaatcatcagaaccaaacgggattttggcataactgcagcattggttactgccattACCCTTTCTGCAGCAGCGGCTACGACTGCCGCCGTTGCCATGGCTGCTCAGGTCCAATCAGCTGAGACAGTCAATGATATTGTGGAAAAAACAGCTACAACATTAACTACCTTGagatctattgatggccacttaaaagctggcattctaactgtgaaccaaagagtggacctgttgcaggaacaggtggatgatttagtaaccttaacttccataggatgcattcattccttttcttctttgtgtatcacCTCCAGGATGGCCAATAATTTCAcggagaacagcaacctgagttggcagttgagtgcctaccttcagggaaattggagtcaacagttcgagaacctgacagacaCCCTGACACAACAGATTATTGCCGTGAATGCTACacgcctgagcctgcccactgttaataccctcttaactacccTTAAGCgagcctttagtttagttaaggaatgggctggaataggggttatgttttccatgatgctgttagccatttttgtttgcttgtg